One genomic window of Sphingobacterium oryzagri includes the following:
- a CDS encoding DUF4252 domain-containing protein, producing MVKIYQLTFCIAVILMIQSCYIRQNSNMSFVDRSIAGRDAEIVSIKMPMFLVKPFLKKELQKEDDEMLRLAMRKIKSVKLTTLSNSQNNDRIQENFKKFLRNERMEEYAAIISDGDRITINAQTKKDKIRKLMLGVSSQDGDHVFIEVKGNFSVDDIAYAIDSYEKKKGDDDK from the coding sequence ATGGTAAAAATATATCAACTTACATTTTGTATAGCGGTGATCTTGATGATTCAGTCCTGCTATATCAGACAAAACTCCAACATGAGTTTTGTAGACCGCTCGATAGCTGGGCGCGACGCGGAAATCGTATCCATTAAAATGCCGATGTTCTTGGTCAAACCTTTTTTGAAGAAAGAACTTCAGAAGGAAGACGACGAGATGTTACGGTTAGCCATGCGAAAGATAAAGAGTGTAAAGCTCACGACATTGTCCAACTCGCAAAATAACGACAGAATACAGGAAAACTTCAAAAAATTTTTGCGAAACGAACGGATGGAAGAGTATGCTGCCATCATCAGTGACGGCGATCGGATAACGATCAATGCACAGACAAAAAAAGACAAAATTAGAAAGTTAATGTTGGGCGTCTCGTCGCAAGATGGTGATCATGTATTTATCGAAGTAAAAGGGAATTTCTCGGTAGATGATATCGCATATGCCATTGATTCCTATGAAAAGAAGAAAGGTGACGATGATAAATAA
- a CDS encoding DinB family protein, which yields MSIKRSLLVELDRETQQTRRVLENLTDEHLDWRPHPKSMSVKELAGHIVELHNWVAVALPKAAFDFKEDYQAVTATSIQEIIDLLDAGYPLNKEAIETASDESWFEKWTLKAGDWEIATLPRAGAIRFIVTNHLIHHRGQLTVYLRLLDVPVPGLYGPSADEKQ from the coding sequence ATGAGTATTAAAAGAAGCTTACTTGTCGAATTAGATAGAGAAACCCAGCAAACCAGAAGGGTATTGGAAAACTTGACGGATGAACATTTGGATTGGAGACCGCATCCAAAGTCTATGTCTGTGAAAGAACTTGCCGGACATATTGTTGAGTTGCATAACTGGGTGGCAGTTGCCTTGCCGAAGGCAGCATTTGATTTTAAAGAGGATTATCAGGCTGTTACCGCAACATCGATCCAAGAAATAATAGATTTGCTAGATGCTGGATATCCGTTAAATAAGGAAGCAATCGAAACAGCGAGTGATGAAAGTTGGTTTGAAAAATGGACCTTAAAAGCAGGTGACTGGGAAATCGCAACGTTGCCACGAGCAGGAGCTATACGTTTTATTGTGACCAACCATTTGATTCATCACCGTGGACAACTTACCGTATACCTTCGTTTGCTAGACGTACCCGTACCGGGGCTATATGGCCCTTCAGCAGACGAAAAGCAATAG
- the sucD gene encoding succinate--CoA ligase subunit alpha — MSVLVNKDSKVIVQGFTGNEGTYHASQMIEYGTNVVGGVTPGKGGQSHLDRPVFNSVQDAVEATGANVSIIFVPPAFAADAIMEAAQAGIEVIVCITEGIPTKDMIQVKSYLSDKNSRLIGPNCPGIITAEEAKIGIMPGFIFKKGKVGIVSKSGTLTYEAVDQTVKAGLGITTAIGIGGDPIIGTTTKEAVELLMNDPETEGIIMIGEIGGGMEAEAANWIKEFGTKPVVGFIAGQTAPPGRRMGHAGAIVGGADDTAAAKMKIMRECGIRVVESPAEIGAAIAEELAK; from the coding sequence ATGAGTGTATTAGTAAATAAAGATTCAAAGGTAATCGTACAAGGTTTTACCGGAAATGAAGGTACTTACCACGCTTCTCAGATGATTGAGTACGGTACAAACGTTGTCGGCGGTGTTACACCTGGAAAAGGTGGTCAATCACACCTTGACCGTCCCGTGTTCAACTCCGTACAAGATGCCGTAGAAGCAACGGGCGCTAACGTTTCTATAATTTTCGTTCCACCTGCATTTGCTGCTGATGCAATCATGGAAGCTGCACAAGCTGGTATCGAAGTTATTGTTTGTATCACCGAAGGTATTCCTACGAAAGATATGATTCAAGTAAAATCTTACTTGAGTGACAAAAATTCTCGTTTAATTGGTCCGAACTGTCCGGGTATTATCACGGCTGAAGAAGCTAAAATCGGTATCATGCCTGGTTTTATCTTCAAAAAAGGTAAAGTAGGTATCGTGTCTAAATCAGGAACGTTGACTTACGAAGCTGTGGATCAAACTGTAAAAGCTGGTTTAGGTATCACTACAGCGATCGGTATCGGTGGTGACCCTATTATTGGAACAACAACGAAAGAAGCTGTTGAATTGTTGATGAACGATCCTGAAACAGAAGGGATTATTATGATCGGTGAGATTGGTGGAGGCATGGAAGCTGAAGCAGCAAACTGGATCAAAGAATTTGGAACAAAACCAGTAGTAGGCTTTATCGCAGGTCAAACAGCGCCTCCGGGACGCCGCATGGGACATGCTGGAGCGATTGTCGGTGGTGCAGATGATACTGCTGCTGCTAAAATGAAGATTATGCGTGAGTGTGGTATCCGCGTTGTAGAATCTCCTGCAGAAATCGGTGCTGCTATTGCAGAAGAATTAGCGAAATAA
- a CDS encoding RNA methyltransferase — protein MQKLSMEQLNRPDVESFKTQNKTPIVIVLDNVRSMHNVGSAFRTADGFAIEKILLCGITGTPPHREIEKTALGATQSVVWEHVDSTQNAVQSLKDAGYKILAIEQAAGSINLHEVAVESSAKYAFVFGNEVHGVSEEVMQQIDACIEIPQFGTKHSLNVSVTVGIVVWHFLQKLKFF, from the coding sequence ATGCAAAAATTATCGATGGAACAATTGAATCGGCCTGATGTCGAATCGTTTAAAACACAAAACAAAACCCCTATCGTAATTGTGTTGGACAATGTGCGCAGTATGCACAATGTAGGGTCAGCATTTCGAACGGCAGATGGCTTTGCTATTGAAAAGATCTTGCTATGCGGCATTACTGGTACGCCCCCGCATCGCGAGATTGAAAAGACCGCTTTGGGTGCTACGCAGTCTGTCGTTTGGGAGCACGTGGATTCGACGCAAAACGCAGTACAGTCGCTTAAAGATGCTGGTTACAAAATTTTAGCGATAGAACAAGCTGCGGGCAGCATCAATTTACACGAAGTAGCGGTCGAATCGTCGGCAAAATATGCGTTTGTATTTGGCAATGAAGTGCATGGCGTTTCCGAGGAAGTTATGCAGCAGATCGATGCTTGTATCGAAATTCCGCAGTTTGGAACAAAACATTCCTTAAATGTATCGGTTACTGTGGGTATTGTGGTTTGGCATTTCCTTCAAAAGTTGAAGTTTTTCTAA
- the rpsT gene encoding 30S ribosomal protein S20, which yields MANHKSAIKRIRTNAAKRLRNRYQAKTTRNAIKKLRTTTTAEEAKALLPKVVSMLDRLAKKNVIHKKKASNNKSKLTKFVNKLA from the coding sequence ATGGCAAATCATAAATCAGCGATTAAAAGAATTAGAACAAACGCAGCAAAACGCTTAAGAAACCGTTACCAAGCAAAAACTACACGTAACGCGATTAAAAAACTACGTACCACAACAACTGCTGAAGAAGCAAAAGCATTATTGCCTAAAGTTGTTTCTATGTTGGATCGTTTGGCTAAAAAGAACGTTATTCACAAAAAGAAAGCTTCAAACAACAAGTCTAAATTGACCAAGTTTGTTAACAAACTAGCGTAA
- a CDS encoding 3-keto-disaccharide hydrolase, giving the protein MKFTFLSVLAASGIFFACATKTNATATTDDTPKPIQLFNGKDINDWTPKIRLHEPGDNYANTFRVEDGLLKVRYDGYDEFKQQYGHLAFNTPYSYYLLRLEYRFVGEQVNGGEGWAWRNSGAMLHGQDPKTMLKDQDFPISIEGQLLGGNGTDERTTSNLCTPGTNVVINEKLFTPHCTSSTSKTYHGDQWVTADFLVLGDSIIQHILDGQVVLAYNKPQVGGGNVESYDPKQKQDGKMLESGFIHLQSESHPIDFRKVELYDLSPYKNDKVKLDKVIKQLL; this is encoded by the coding sequence ATGAAATTCACGTTTTTATCCGTTTTGGCCGCTAGCGGAATATTTTTCGCCTGCGCTACAAAAACGAATGCTACAGCTACCACCGATGACACTCCAAAACCTATTCAACTGTTTAACGGTAAAGACATCAACGACTGGACACCGAAAATCAGGTTGCACGAACCGGGCGACAATTATGCTAATACTTTCCGTGTGGAAGATGGTTTACTGAAAGTACGCTACGATGGTTACGACGAGTTTAAGCAACAGTATGGACATTTAGCATTTAATACGCCATACAGTTATTATCTCCTTCGCCTGGAGTATCGCTTTGTGGGCGAGCAAGTAAATGGTGGTGAAGGCTGGGCCTGGAGAAATAGTGGAGCGATGCTTCACGGTCAAGATCCGAAAACCATGTTAAAAGATCAAGACTTTCCGATTTCTATTGAAGGCCAGTTATTGGGCGGAAATGGAACCGACGAGCGTACCACGTCTAATTTGTGCACACCAGGTACAAACGTCGTTATTAACGAGAAACTATTTACACCGCACTGCACCAGCTCAACGTCTAAAACATACCACGGCGACCAATGGGTAACGGCAGATTTTCTGGTACTTGGCGACTCGATCATCCAACACATACTGGATGGACAGGTTGTATTAGCTTACAATAAACCACAGGTGGGTGGTGGAAATGTGGAAAGCTATGATCCGAAGCAAAAACAAGATGGCAAAATGCTGGAAAGCGGTTTCATTCACTTGCAAAGCGAAAGTCACCCGATAGACTTCCGTAAAGTTGAATTGTACGACTTATCACCGTATAAAAACGACAAAGTAAAATTAGACAAAGTCATTAAACAACTTTTATAG
- a CDS encoding helix-turn-helix transcriptional regulator, which yields MDNKTYVDKYYMTEVDSFEDSIYCHHAMMGENYIAEHSHHKGQFLYTEGGIVFLRTVEKSYFLPARHYIWIPSGVKHSIHPSSPEVVMRNLYFPAFDTDTDFFDRVNIYPVNDFLIEFIMFTNRWTGNIFPVEEPKYAIAKAFKLILPEVSNTELPLALPYPKHDKLKEIVTYLEHRIDENISFKRLAKEFDVSERTLARLFQRELNMSFIQYYTILRMLTALKLLLDDKISVNEVAMRVGYSSLPTFSNTFNKIIGVRPSEYVKNKNLLF from the coding sequence ATGGATAACAAAACGTATGTCGACAAATACTACATGACTGAAGTAGATTCATTCGAAGACAGCATATATTGTCACCATGCGATGATGGGCGAAAATTACATCGCGGAGCATAGCCATCACAAAGGTCAATTTCTGTATACGGAAGGGGGAATTGTATTTTTAAGAACTGTCGAGAAATCATACTTTCTGCCGGCACGCCATTATATCTGGATACCGTCAGGTGTAAAACATAGCATCCACCCGAGCAGTCCGGAGGTGGTGATGCGTAACCTCTATTTCCCAGCTTTTGATACCGATACCGATTTTTTTGATCGGGTAAACATTTATCCTGTCAACGATTTTCTGATCGAATTTATCATGTTTACCAACCGATGGACGGGCAATATTTTTCCGGTTGAAGAACCAAAATATGCTATTGCTAAGGCTTTTAAATTGATTCTTCCGGAAGTTTCAAATACGGAGTTGCCCTTAGCGCTCCCCTATCCTAAACACGATAAATTAAAGGAGATTGTTACGTATTTGGAGCATCGTATTGATGAAAACATCAGCTTTAAACGGTTGGCCAAAGAATTTGATGTAAGTGAGCGCACATTAGCTCGCTTGTTCCAACGGGAACTTAACATGTCTTTTATCCAATACTACACAATTCTTCGTATGTTGACAGCTTTGAAACTGCTTTTAGACGACAAGATCAGCGTCAATGAAGTCGCGATGCGCGTGGGCTACAGCAGCCTGCCTACCTTTAGCAATACCTTTAATAAGATTATTGGGGTGAGACCCAGTGAATATGTGAAGAACAAAAATTTATTATTTTAA
- a CDS encoding succinate CoA transferase, which produces MSAEEAVLFFENDMVVGASGFTKAGDSKVVLEALAKRAKTEEIKITLMTGASLGHDTDGKLAEAGALKKRMPFQVDRTLRNKINAGEVLFIDQHLSESVELLHNNIARPVDIAVLEVAYIDRDGSLVPTTSVGNSATFAELADKIILEINTAIPMEVYGLHDIYKAENYPHRNVIPIVAPWNKIGRKTIPVNPDKIVGIVFTDKKDSPADIAEPDEKTTAIANHILKFFEQEVQLGHLTDRLLPLQAGIGKVANAVLTGFKHSNFYDLTMFSEVLQDSTFDLIDSGILSFASASSITVSAACYERVFGNLQKYRDKVVLRPQNISNTPGLIRRLGIIAINTAIEFDIYGNVNSTHVSGTKIMNGIGGSGDFARNAYLSIFVTQAASKGNTISHVLPMVSHVDHTEHDVDILVTDIGLADLRGLAPRERAQKIIDNCVHPDFKDELQSYFDRACARGGHTPHLLEEAFSWHIRLSETGTMQK; this is translated from the coding sequence ATGTCCGCAGAGGAGGCAGTTCTTTTTTTTGAGAACGATATGGTTGTGGGGGCTAGCGGATTTACAAAAGCGGGCGACAGTAAGGTCGTGCTGGAAGCTTTGGCGAAGCGTGCAAAAACCGAAGAGATTAAAATCACGTTGATGACGGGTGCTTCTTTAGGGCACGATACCGACGGAAAATTAGCAGAGGCGGGAGCTTTGAAAAAGCGCATGCCTTTTCAAGTCGATCGTACATTGCGCAACAAAATAAACGCAGGCGAGGTTCTGTTTATCGATCAACACCTGAGCGAGAGTGTAGAATTGCTGCACAACAACATTGCGCGCCCGGTGGATATTGCCGTTCTTGAGGTCGCTTATATTGATCGCGACGGTAGTTTGGTGCCGACCACCTCTGTTGGTAATTCGGCTACATTTGCCGAGTTGGCCGATAAGATTATTTTGGAGATCAATACAGCAATTCCGATGGAGGTGTACGGCCTGCACGATATTTACAAAGCAGAAAACTATCCACATCGAAACGTTATTCCGATTGTAGCACCATGGAATAAGATTGGTCGTAAAACGATTCCGGTTAATCCGGATAAGATCGTAGGGATTGTATTTACAGATAAAAAAGACAGTCCTGCAGATATCGCTGAGCCTGACGAAAAAACAACCGCTATTGCCAACCATATCTTGAAATTTTTTGAGCAGGAAGTGCAATTGGGGCACCTGACCGATCGTTTGCTACCCTTGCAGGCAGGCATTGGTAAGGTGGCTAACGCGGTGCTCACCGGTTTTAAACATAGTAATTTCTATGATTTGACTATGTTTTCCGAGGTTTTGCAAGACAGCACCTTTGATCTGATTGATTCCGGCATTCTTTCATTCGCTTCGGCATCCTCCATCACCGTATCTGCCGCCTGCTATGAGCGAGTATTTGGCAATTTGCAAAAATACCGCGATAAGGTCGTGCTGCGTCCGCAAAATATATCCAATACGCCCGGCTTGATTCGTCGTCTCGGAATTATTGCCATCAATACGGCAATAGAATTTGATATCTACGGAAACGTAAATTCGACACACGTGTCGGGTACAAAAATTATGAATGGTATTGGAGGATCGGGAGATTTTGCACGTAATGCTTACCTCAGTATTTTCGTGACGCAGGCTGCTTCAAAAGGAAATACCATTTCTCATGTGTTGCCGATGGTTTCCCATGTGGATCATACAGAGCATGATGTGGATATTTTGGTGACTGATATCGGACTTGCAGATCTACGCGGACTGGCGCCGCGGGAGCGTGCACAAAAGATTATTGATAACTGTGTACATCCTGATTTCAAAGACGAGCTGCAATCGTATTTCGATCGTGCTTGCGCGCGAGGTGGACATACGCCACATCTTTTGGAAGAAGCCTTTAGCTGGCATATAAGGCTTTCCGAAACCGGCACTATGCAAAAATAG